In one window of Limnohabitans sp. MORI2 DNA:
- a CDS encoding MotA/TolQ/ExbB proton channel family protein — protein sequence MDFFSAALQGDALSATLALALLVMSVASWTVIFYKAWLLHRVSADVVQAKAAFWQARDVQQGLQALASVERIAVLLPLAQANQQLMPGTLGAQGDVSAQRTRVLRDALHGVLHRLQSGQVLLATVGSTSPFVGLLGTVWGIYHALTGIATAGQLTIERVAGPVGEALVMTAAGLAVALPAVLAFNVMGRVINRLEQELEGFAHDLRAL from the coding sequence ATGGACTTTTTTTCTGCAGCCCTGCAAGGTGATGCGCTCAGTGCGACGTTGGCGTTGGCTTTGTTGGTCATGTCGGTGGCCAGCTGGACGGTTATTTTTTACAAAGCATGGCTGCTGCATCGCGTGAGCGCGGATGTTGTTCAGGCGAAAGCTGCTTTTTGGCAGGCGCGTGATGTGCAACAAGGGCTTCAAGCATTGGCATCTGTCGAGCGCATCGCCGTCTTGTTGCCTTTGGCGCAAGCCAATCAGCAACTCATGCCAGGCACCCTAGGCGCACAAGGCGATGTGTCGGCCCAACGCACCCGCGTGTTGCGCGATGCCTTGCATGGCGTGTTGCACCGTTTGCAGTCAGGGCAAGTGCTGTTGGCCACCGTTGGTTCTACTTCTCCGTTTGTGGGTTTGCTCGGCACGGTGTGGGGGATTTATCACGCACTGACAGGCATCGCCACGGCGGGTCAGCTCACCATCGAACGCGTGGCTGGTCCTGTGGGCGAAGCCTTGGTCATGACCGCCGCAGGTTTGGCTGTGGCTTTACCCGCTGTGCTTGCCTTTAATGTGATGGGTCGTGTCATCAACCGCTTGGAGCAAGAGCTAGAAGGCTTTGCCCACGATTTGCGAGCGCTCTGA
- a CDS encoding biopolymer transporter ExbD has translation MAFGRFERTPGQTPMSDINVTPLVDVMMVLLVIFIITAPLMVSALKLDLPKTEGAQASSAPPRFIKLSIDAKAKVYLDDTAVTLDELKRNLNAQASKALAMDHGELPEVQLRADERVPYGKVVEVMGLAQQAGMSRIGFVIERKQPSAQP, from the coding sequence ATGGCCTTTGGACGTTTTGAGCGCACGCCTGGGCAAACGCCCATGAGCGATATCAACGTCACCCCTTTGGTCGATGTGATGATGGTCTTGCTGGTCATCTTCATCATCACCGCGCCACTCATGGTCAGCGCCTTGAAGCTGGATTTGCCTAAGACTGAGGGCGCACAGGCCAGCAGTGCGCCGCCGCGATTCATCAAGCTCAGCATCGATGCCAAAGCCAAGGTGTATTTGGACGACACGGCGGTGACGCTGGACGAGCTCAAGCGCAACCTCAACGCCCAAGCCTCCAAGGCTTTGGCCATGGACCACGGCGAATTGCCTGAAGTTCAGCTGCGTGCCGACGAGCGCGTGCCCTACGGCAAAGTGGTCGAAGTCATGGGCTTGGCGCAACAAGCTGGCATGAGCCGCATTGGCTTTGTGATCGAGCGGAAGCAGCCCTCGGCCCAGCCCTGA
- the dapB gene encoding 4-hydroxy-tetrahydrodipicolinate reductase, whose protein sequence is MAPTPEILKIAIAGASGRMGHMLIEAVRNDPTCQLAGALDVPSSPGIGNDATGFLGQASGVNIEADVRKGLQNSQVLIDFTRPEGTLAHLKICRELGVKLVIGTTGFTDEQKAEIADAAKDIAIVMAPNMSVGVNVTLKLLQMAAQAMPTGYDIEIIEAHHRHKVDAPSGTALKMGEVIADAIGRDLKDCAVYERYGHTGERDPSTIGFSTIRGGDIVGDHTVLFAGIGERIEITHKSSSRATYAQGSLRAASFLANKKTGLFDMFDVLNLR, encoded by the coding sequence ATGGCCCCAACTCCTGAAATTTTGAAAATCGCCATCGCTGGCGCAAGTGGTCGCATGGGCCACATGTTGATTGAGGCGGTGCGCAACGATCCCACCTGTCAATTGGCGGGCGCTTTGGATGTGCCTTCAAGCCCCGGTATTGGCAATGACGCCACCGGATTTTTGGGTCAAGCCAGTGGCGTCAACATTGAGGCGGATGTGCGCAAGGGTTTGCAAAACAGCCAAGTACTGATTGATTTCACACGCCCTGAAGGTACGCTGGCGCATTTGAAAATTTGCCGCGAATTGGGCGTGAAGTTGGTGATTGGCACAACAGGTTTTACAGACGAACAAAAAGCAGAAATCGCCGACGCTGCCAAAGACATCGCCATCGTCATGGCCCCCAACATGAGCGTGGGTGTGAATGTGACTTTGAAGTTGTTGCAAATGGCTGCCCAAGCCATGCCCACAGGCTACGACATTGAAATCATCGAAGCCCACCACCGCCACAAGGTAGATGCCCCATCAGGCACTGCTTTGAAAATGGGCGAGGTGATTGCCGACGCCATTGGCCGCGACCTCAAAGATTGCGCCGTTTATGAGCGTTATGGTCACACCGGTGAACGCGACCCTTCGACCATCGGCTTTTCCACCATTCGTGGCGGTGACATCGTGGGTGATCACACCGTGTTGTTCGCCGGGATTGGTGAGCGCATTGAAATCACGCACAAATCATCCAGCCGCGCCACGTATGCGCAAGGCAGTTTGCGTGCGGCCAGTTTCTTGGCGAACAAGAAGACCGGTCTGTTTGACATGTTTGATGTATTGAATCTGCGTTAA